From Canis lupus dingo isolate Sandy chromosome 24, ASM325472v2, whole genome shotgun sequence, a single genomic window includes:
- the PKIG gene encoding cAMP-dependent protein kinase inhibitor gamma isoform X1, producing MGRKRPTAAGAVKALFLHLTCIYWEPIICRDRRARASFSKSLQKKWKKAHSEMVYPRPQKGLMAVEGELFKLSQFPPEPFTPAP from the exons ATGGGGCGAAAGCGACCCACAGCTGCAGGAGCTGTGAAGGCTTTATTCCTTCACCTCACCTGCATTTACTGGGAACCCATTATATGTCGAGATCGGAG GGCGAGGGCTTCATTTTCCAAATCTCTCCAGAAG aaatggaaaaaggcTCATAGTGAAATGGTTTACCCCAGGCCACAGAAAGGGCTGATGGCAGTGGAAGGAGAATTATTCAAACTTTCCCAATTCCCACCTGAGCCCTTCACCCCAGCCCCATAA